DNA sequence from the Xenopus tropicalis strain Nigerian chromosome 4, UCB_Xtro_10.0, whole genome shotgun sequence genome:
AGAGGCTGAAAGCCCTGCGCTTATCCACAGAACACCGCTAAAGTGTAAACACAGGCAGGCAGGTGCCCTCCTACCCAGGTGCAAAAGGGAAGGCCTGAAATGAAATGGATATTGCTTTGCACTCCTCGCAATAagaataatagtaaaaaaataatagtaatagaaAGGGCAAGGTGGGTGGGGAGGGAAAGCGGGGATGGCCACCCAGGTCTCCTAGGAAGCAGGAGGGTGCAGTTCCACAATCTGGCCGCAGGAGGGCAAGGTGAGTGGGGAGGGAAAGTAGGGTATGGCCACCCAGGTCTCCTAGGCAGCAGGATGGTGCAGTTCCACAATCTGGCCACAGGAGGGCAAGGTGAGTGGGGAGGGAAAGTCCGGTATGACCACCCAGGTCTACTAGGCAGCAGGATTGTGCAGGTATATGAGTTTTACAGGAGACTGACATATCAAGAGgttaaacaccaatattacaactagaaaaaatacatttgatggttcaaaaataaaatgttaaatggtagagagaattatttgctatgtaaacagtgtaatttagaaataaaaagtaccccataaaaatcatgacagtatcccttttacAGTTATAAGAGGAAGAACATATTTAGTCACTTTAGAGAGCTTTTTCTATTTGCGTTTTACCTGCCCTTCAAGCAGCCATTTCTTTAGGGCCACCAATTGGCCACATGTCAGGTCAGCATCCGGGGGACTTTCCCAGCAAAAAGCCCGCACTACTCGGTCTGTGTACCCCAGAAGCAACTCACAGAGTCCGTCCCCATCTGGAAGAGGAAAACATAACGTTGTAAAACTCTGATAATAGCAGCACGTGTAGCTTCAAACAGACTGAGGCTTTCAACAAATAACCAAAATAAAAGATTATAGGTAAGTGAGCGTGACATATATCCTGCACCTCCTCATACCTGCTTGGGGGCATCTTTCTAGCTATTCAGATATCTTATTAATATTGCAATTTCTGCAATACAAATTCAAGGGGAATCTGAAATGATGGAACTTGGATTTGTTCAGGTCTGGcagttcaaaataggccctggcagaatttatatatatattcaagataCTTCTCGGATGTTATCACAAACCACTCGTTCTGTCCCGGCTCTTCCAGAACACTGCTTCAGCGATCTGCTGGAGATGTGGGACTGAAGTGGGCTTCTTATGTTTTGGTCCTGCCCAAAATTGACTCCGTTCTGGGATACAGTTCACAATTGGTTGAGAAGAGAAATGTTCATAGATGTTCTCTGGGGCCCACTTATCTGCATCCTGGGAGATGAAGTGCCGAACGTGCAAAACGCAACTCAGCGTTTAATAGATAGTATCCTAACAGCAGCTAGAGGGCCAATAGCAAAAGCCTGGAAAGCTAATACACCCCCTACAGAATTAGACTTTCTGGAGAGAAACAGATATATACGCAGAAtggactttcttttttttttttctcctttgcaCTATCcttttttttggcttctgtatttctctttatataattaaaattcaataaaaagaatattaaaaaaaaaaaaataggccctggcattttatatACACAGAGGCTCAAATAGCCCCCACCATCCCACTAAATGGTAAATATGGCATgtaacagcagcccctctggcattttcctgGATTGACAGATTGGCAGTCTAATTTGAACCGATGCCTAACAGTAAATGTTTAGAGGAGAACGCACGCATTTTATTCCTACCAATATCACTGATCAGAGCAAGCTTCGTGTTGGCTGGGAGGTGCTGGGTATAGGTTGCTTTCTGCTCATCCCCCTGCAAAGGGTCCAATGGGCCTTCAGGCTTGGCGGACAAGTCAAAGAGGTGAAACCAGCCTTCTGCGCTGACTGCAATCACAAAATTCTTTGAGGGGAAAAAGAAATACATGAGCACATTTATTAACACAGGTGCAGAATTGttccattcaaatttttttattatgctgaaatccagctgcaaaacagttcttttctttctgcatcatttgaaatcctggcaggggaggagggactaaaacactgacaaattgtaacaacttctcaacagcttacagatagcatgcaggaactgcatcacccacaatgcattgcactgtgatgctgCTTTCCTTATTGagatcacgtgtgcagggaattgtgggatttggaggatgcaggcagaAGGCAGGCTCagggcagtcgactactgttacatgttttttaaagcctcaaagtagtcagccagattattattacatgaaaaaatcataaaaaggctgcatattttttcaactgatgtatattacaaagttgctttatattatgtttacttttcgaaaagctaaagttgtgtttgggtgaagtttccctttaaagctaaTGATCATGTTTAGCCCAGAGTGGAAGCTAACACATATATAAtccattattgcctacaagattagtgGGTTTTTCAGTTATGCTATATTATATAGTAAAATGTATCAACTAAGAAAAAATTGTACTACTCACCTTTCCTTTATTGCAAACATCGCCTACCCCAACACACgtgagctaaaaaaaataatgtagataGCATTAAACAACAATGTTACAACATCAGccattttgtttttctgcttttGCGTGTAGAGTTGCAatccactcacatatatattTCAGATTTCCTAACTGGTCTCAACAGAGGCTAGCTTGTGCgggaattaaatatttaatattaattatttttattccatggaataaataaaaataaaaactttatggCACTAAGGTTTGACGTACAAACAGCCTGGGTGTTCAAGGCCCATCAGGGGTACTGGCCCAGGGGCCGATGCTGTCTGCCCGCTCACCCCCCTGgctaggcctggatttgtgggtaggccacaaaggcccgggcctagggcagcaaaaatcTGGGGGTGGGATATGAGGGGTCTAGGTGCTTCCTATCTTAAAATCCCCACCCTTGTGGGCACATACTTCAGCTCTATCGGGAGGGCAGCAGGGGAGCAACAGTACTTTCACGTAGGTATTGGGTCTGGGTCGGCGGGGcccagtgggttttttttcccagtgccctgccggcccagtctgaccctgtgtacaAAATGCATCAAGATTTCCTTGGGTTATTCCTTATTGtaacagtatctagaagaattaaacaattggacttttctgagttttcattttttagttaCATGTAATATTTATCAAGATGAACTGTATGCCAGACATAGTGTAGCCTGGTGGGGATGGATCAATGATATAtttatgttgggggggggggggctgatgttCAGTCCCTGTTGTGGTTTCGTGTTATGCTTAATGAGAGGCACCCATCTATCTCTCTTTCACTAACATATGATACCCAGAAAATTCACTTTCTTGATGTGCCAGTGTATAAAAATCAAATAGGAAGTACTGGAGAATAGTAGGCAGAAAgaaataatatgtaataaatttagagagagagaggttaTCCAGAAAAAGTTATTCAGGAAGCAAAACATAAAGTTAATAGCCCTCAGAAAAGAGAGAGTCAGATGAGGAGGATTCCTGTTGTTACTTGTTAACTTGTTAAATTAAGTAATCAATTAGGATCTATATTACCTTAGCACTGATACATTTTACAATAGGCTTATCCACAAATATAAGATCTTGTATCTCCACCAATGATGTCATTCCGTAAAGGTAAAATGATTGGAAGTTGTGTAACAGCCTCTATATAGTCCGCAGAACAAATCCGTGAGTGCATTTCTGGGGTTGAAAGCAATAGGTATGTTTCCTTGCCCTAACTGCGCACAATGTTCTAGTGTGATTAAGGGCAAGGAATTTATACATCCAGGTACAGGAGATAAGGTACATCTACAGTAGGGATGTGCGGGTCGACAAGAACTCTATCGGCATCTGACCCTAACCCCCTGTAAGGAagtgtgccttaccggcacggcggggacgcccgccgcgctgccatcggcggggacgcccgccgcgccgttctgcctctgtgcctgctcctccatagtgtgcgcgcgcgcgcacttccgcatgtttaaaggcgcaggcgcgctgacgaatgacgtcatgacgcacggcgcatgacgtcagcgcgcaatggcgccaaatttgaaatatttaaagggcctttctttagttactgattgcccgtgataggatttgattcctggtgccttttgagccttgtgtattttgttcctgtatcctgcttgttgccttcctgtgtttttgacccggcttgctcctgactatcctgattttccatatctgacctcggcttgtacttcgactacgttttcgtctcatcctgctgtatctattattccggtttgacccttgcctgtctgactatccttgattgctgcccgccccgacctagcctgcctgacgacgaccttgtttaaccctatttgtaccgtgatcttcggcctaactgactttatctacagtcgtgcccctttgcttgccagaactcctgcctcgttcccctcgttaagtccaggtggcatctgagtagctgagggctcctcccgaagccaaaggcggtcacaacactggtgaagccgagccgagacaagggaacttggcatctgttctggtttagggtgccgaccgtgacaccccccctctcccaacccaaaccctaactGACCCGGCTTCtgccctctatttatagacccgtgccctCACCACTAACTTCAGTGACTTCTTCAGTTCACCCAtttgaagaagccacttggataagtggagaaacgttttcaagaaaactcagaaaaggccagttgttttagactaaaTTCTACTagctactgtatatcatggcctggatcaGGGGTCTTTTCAAGCAAGGGGCCAGtttatggtccctcagactgttggggggcagAATATAGTCCCCCCACTATAGTCCACCCCACTCttgcatcctctctcttccagctcccccctctcgctgcatcctctctcttccagctcccccacatcgtctatcctccctctcccagctcacCCCCACCCCGCTCTGCTCTGCTCCACCGCTGAATTCCAGGACTGCTTGTTGCACATACTGTAGCTGAGGGAGCGCATGGAGCAGCAAACACAATGCTACTGATACCGACAAAATCCTATGTTTGAATGTAGTAAGGATACAAAAACTGGCTTATTTTACTCTTATATGAAACagcaattattttattgtttgaagTAAAAACAGTTGGTAAGTGCCCAGAACTGATACAGTAGGCAGGCTAATACTACACAAAATCAATGTAAATAGGCCCTATATTTGGAAATGTAAACACAGAGGTAGAGAGCTTCTGACTGCATACAAGGGGACAGAGTCTGGAATCTAAGTACATGCTTGGGACATTACGGGGTGTGAAGGTATAGGGGGCCCATACACCGATAAGAAGCTTTTGAGATAAGTGTATTGCTATATAGCACTATCGCTAGTAGACTACAGCAAGAACAGACAGGATGCCTATTGGCGTATAAAACCACGTATCGCACCCTAACCTGTGCTCAAAACCACACCTCCCTCAAAAACAAACAAGTTGGAAGCAGCCCGGCCTGATATGGAACTAACGCTGTAGTTTTAGTTCCGGCGCGTTAGAATGACGTCAAGGCGGCAGCAGCTATTGGTCGAATTCTACACACGTGATCGCGCTGGCCTGTCAAGTGACTAGcagagtatatagatatagaaacattttatttttagtcaGTTGCGAAACTGTGAATAAGGAAGCTTCTTATTCAGAGCAGCAGTGTTACTTTACTCTTTACTCTTTAAACAAGTCACTCACtttgaattaaaaataatattacataAGCCAAAATAGTATTACATAAGCACCTTATtgtgtggtgcagtgttgggtgtAAGTGTTGGCTACAGGGCGTcagaaactcactgggttcagtacagataggttgtcccaagtCGTGGAAAGATCtatttcttaactattgataatgcatacctcccaacatttgaaaattaaaaagagggacaaaagtatatgccgcgctaaATGATACgatattttttgaccacgcccctctgaccacacccacattacaaaacacccccattttccatggttggaatggcagcatcagacacaccaagtgcactagtgttttaaaCACTTTCTAGCCAAAAAGTGTTTGTTGGGTAATAaatccaataaatacaataacacaATAAACTTAAGGAAAAGGGCCACAGTCATATTTTTGTTGCTAATTATATTGGCACTATGATGTATAAACAGAAATTATACTTCATTTACCAcagtatataccttatatacctttgtTCTCAAGGTCTTTGCTTCTATTTCCCTTTCCTTATCCATTTGTTTTCTCTTCTTCCAGTATTTCTGTTATGTGCTTTTCCTTCACTTCCAAGATTTGCTTTAACTGGTTTTTATGGCTCAGCCAGTTCCGCACCATGTGTATGTAAATACACCAAATTGTAAGTGGGGGATAATATACAAGGCAGagtttgaaagggttaaagtgcacTCAAGGTGGATAAGGAAACACTGCTCATCTCTACAGCAGTACGTCTCTTAATTCCTGCACAGACTACAGCACACAGGAAAGCTCAGCCCTGCACTGGCTACACTTCCCCTCTCCAGACCAAGTGCTGCAGAAATCCAGACCCTTTTCCCTAGCCGTGTGAGTGAGCACAGCCAATGGGGAAATCCAGACCctttccctagccatgtgagcgagcacagccaatggggaaatccagaccctttccctagccatgtgagcGAGCACAGCCAATGGGGAAGTCCAAACCctttccctagccatgtgagcGAGCAAAGTCAATGGGATTCTTACAAACACGGAGAAGcatggaacttatttattgtctgggcccattctttgcagggatctgggaactctaatagttaaatgattgaggaaaacaaaattgcataatgtgaaaagaggagggaaaaatgccaaactacagtattaaaaatatatgattatgcgcctgatatacgttgtaccaactggatttgcccagaaacagcccagtgtgtaattacccacaggagagactagtgctctatttgcttttaccagggggtaatcttaatcactcttagcacttcccacattccagaaaaaagataaggctggagaagtctggtgtcaaaatggaccccctactgtgcacgttCATATTATTTttcaggcaccacctgctgtctgaaaacagaataacagcctaagaaggcttttttccccctgacacagcagggagatggcacgagataacacaacaggatagcctgtgttatcttgtaagttttgggaaaacctgcgcttcatctgtaCTTCACAGACACAGCTtctgacttaggggagggtattatgagtaatgtatcagtgtttgcagatgacacaaaactctgcagaccagtcaattctatccaggatgtggcatccttgcagcaggatcttgaccaactggcaatctgggtggctaagtggcagatgagatttaatgtggataaatgtaaggtcatgcacttgggatgtaaaaatatgcaagccccgtatacccttaatgggacggcactaggcaaatccataatggagaaggaccttggagtccttgtagataataaacttggctgtagcaagcaatgccaggcag
Encoded proteins:
- the LOC116410562 gene encoding KICSTOR complex protein ITFG2-like, with the translated sequence MDKEREIEAKTLRTKLTCVGVGDVCNKGKNFVIAVSAEGWFHLFDLSAKPEGPLDPLQGDEQKATYTQHLPANTKLALISDIDGDGLCELLLGYTDRVVRAFCWESPPDADLTCGQLVALKKWLLEGQVDSLSVNPAADGTLELMVSQPGCGYAVAAELQKQGERREGGKEAPNDV